A stretch of the Orcinus orca chromosome 1, mOrcOrc1.1, whole genome shotgun sequence genome encodes the following:
- the SFN gene encoding 14-3-3 protein sigma gives MERASLIQKSKLAEQAERYEDMAAFMKSAVEKGEELTCEERNLLSVAYKNVVGGQRAAWRVLTSIEQKGNEEGSEEKGPEVREYREKVETELRGVCNTVLGLLASHLIKEAGDAESRVFYLKMKGDYYRYLAEVATGDDKKRIIDSARSAYQDAMDISKKEMPPTNPIRLGLALNFSVFHYEIANSPEAAISLAKTTFDEAMADLHTLSEDSYKDSTLIMQLLRDNLTLWTADNAGEEGCEAPEEPQS, from the coding sequence ATGGAGAGAGCCAGCCTGATCCAGAAGTCCAAGTTGGCCGAGCAGGCTGAACGCTATGAGGACATGGCAGCCTTCATGAAGAGCGCCGTGGAAAAGGGTGAGGAGCTAACCTGCGAAGAGCGCAACCTGCTCTCAGTGGCCTACAAGAATGTGGTGGGTGGCCAGCGGGCCGCGTGGAGAGTCCTGACCAGTATCGAGCAGAAGGGCAACGAGGAGGGCTCAGAAGAGAAGGGCCCTGAGGTGCGAGAGTACCGGGAGAAGGTGGAGACAGAGCTCCGGGGCGTATGCAACACGGTGTTGGGCTTGCTGGCCAGCCATCTCATCAAGGAGGCCGGTGACGCCGAAAGTCGGGTCTTCTACCTGAAAATGAAGGGCGACTACTACCGGTACCTGGCTGAGGTGGCCACCGGTGATGACAAGAAGCGCATCATTGACTCAGCCCGCTCAGCCTACCAGGATGCCATGGACATCAGCAAGAAGGAGATGCCGCCCACCAACCCCATCCGCTTGGGCCTGGCCCTGAACTTTTCCGTCTTCCACTATGAGATCGCCAACAGCCCCGAGGCGGCCATCTCGCTGGCCAAGACCACCTTCGACGAAGCCATGGCTGACCTGCACACCCTCAGCGAGGACTCCTACAAAGACAGCACCCTCATCATGCAGCTGCTGCGGGACAACCTGACGCTGTGGACGGCCGACAACGCCGGGGAAGAGGGGTGCGAGGCTCCCGAGGAGCCCCAGAGCTGA